Proteins from one Flavobacterium branchiarum genomic window:
- a CDS encoding MarR family winged helix-turn-helix transcriptional regulator, which yields MKEKTIDYILRATWQAVSRMYNEEAAKYDATMATGFALLSIDKEEGTPSTALGPRMGMEATSLTRTLKSMEEKGLIVRKKNPTDGRGVLIYLTDFGKEKRDLSKNTVLKFNETVRNHVSEEKLKHFIEVSEIINELIQDKNIFNQTEKIENETHN from the coding sequence ATGAAAGAAAAGACTATAGATTATATTTTACGAGCAACCTGGCAAGCCGTATCAAGGATGTACAATGAAGAGGCTGCAAAATATGATGCAACAATGGCTACTGGTTTTGCCTTATTAAGTATCGATAAAGAAGAAGGCACCCCATCGACGGCATTAGGTCCTAGAATGGGAATGGAAGCTACTAGCTTAACCAGAACGCTTAAATCTATGGAAGAAAAAGGATTGATTGTTCGCAAGAAAAATCCAACCGATGGTCGAGGTGTTTTGATCTACTTGACTGATTTTGGAAAAGAAAAAAGAGATTTATCTAAAAATACTGTCTTGAAATTTAATGAAACGGTTAGAAACCATGTTTCGGAAGAAAAATTAAAACATTTTATTGAGGTCTCAGAAATCATAAATGAATTAATACAAGATAAAAATATATTTAATCAAACAGAAAAAATTGAAAATGAAACGCACAATTAA
- a CDS encoding helix-turn-helix transcriptional regulator translates to MSQNKNALIRYKTIDKCLQNQYRTWTLDDLIEACSDALFEFEGRENPVSKRTIQMDIQLMRSEKLGYNAPIVVYDKKFYKYDEEGFSITNIPLTETDMNVLTETVSMLKQFKDFSLFSDVSDILQRLEDKIYSEKSHTNSVIYLDKNENLKGLHYLDEIYQAIIKKIVLVITYKSFKSREEQQFNFHPLILKEFNNRWFLVGKKKSKAPITNLALDRIIKIDYDFNLPYIDENFDAEAFYKDVVGVTVNEGMEARTIKLWVDRENAPYVITKPLHNSQKIEKENEDGSIIISLKLKINYEIERVLLGFGDGLEVLSPSKLRTRIKDKLKNAYHKYKD, encoded by the coding sequence ATGTCACAAAATAAAAATGCACTGATTCGCTATAAAACAATCGATAAGTGCTTGCAGAACCAATATCGAACTTGGACGCTCGATGATTTAATTGAGGCTTGTTCGGATGCTTTATTTGAATTTGAGGGCAGAGAAAATCCGGTTAGCAAACGCACCATACAAATGGATATTCAACTGATGCGTAGCGAAAAACTCGGATACAATGCTCCTATTGTTGTTTATGATAAGAAATTTTACAAATACGATGAGGAGGGTTTTTCGATTACCAATATTCCGCTAACAGAAACGGATATGAATGTCTTAACAGAAACAGTTTCTATGCTAAAACAATTTAAGGATTTCTCTTTGTTTAGTGATGTTTCGGATATTCTGCAGCGCTTGGAAGATAAAATCTATTCGGAGAAATCACATACCAATTCGGTTATTTATCTGGATAAAAATGAGAATCTAAAAGGATTGCATTATCTAGACGAAATTTATCAAGCCATTATAAAAAAAATTGTGCTTGTTATTACCTATAAATCTTTTAAATCGAGAGAGGAACAACAGTTTAATTTTCATCCTTTGATTCTGAAGGAGTTCAACAATCGTTGGTTTTTGGTTGGGAAAAAGAAATCGAAGGCTCCGATTACGAATTTAGCCCTTGATCGAATTATAAAAATCGATTATGATTTTAACCTTCCTTATATAGATGAAAATTTTGATGCCGAAGCTTTTTATAAAGATGTTGTTGGCGTTACCGTTAATGAAGGCATGGAGGCTCGAACTATAAAACTTTGGGTTGACCGAGAAAATGCTCCGTATGTTATAACTAAGCCATTACACAATTCGCAAAAAATAGAAAAAGAGAATGAAGACGGTAGCATTATCATTTCATTAAAACTTAAAATTAATTACGAAATAGAACGGGTACTTTTAGGTTTTGGTGACGGATTGGAAGTGTTAAGCCCTAGTAAATTGCGAACCCGAATTAAAGATAAACTCAAGAACGCTTACCATAAATACAAGGATTAA
- a CDS encoding clan AA aspartic protease: MKYFFSSIVLLFLINSSFAKNVVNDTIPFIINNQNTIYVKAVFNKKDTLNLNFDTGTSELILTNDVLKNRLNSEIKLYSTFYNLKIGKTNYQTKVYDAQLSGHDTDGRFGWDFFKDKVVELNYDKNIIIVHSEIPKYVLKDDAYTKLAIKFFDNVFSVESIISQSGIEIKDRFLFDTGYQRTAMLDNDLLNAEKFPIEKMKEIKRVIMKGAQGNEIPVITSNLEKLIIGDYELKNVPIQKLTSYKPLKGVNIHILGNEVLKRFNTIFDFQNNIVYLKKNKLYNVEYIDMKKSGI, translated from the coding sequence ATGAAGTACTTTTTTTCGAGCATTGTATTGTTGTTTCTTATTAATAGTTCTTTTGCTAAAAACGTTGTAAATGATACAATTCCGTTTATAATCAATAATCAGAATACAATTTATGTCAAAGCAGTTTTTAATAAAAAAGACACTTTAAATTTAAATTTTGATACAGGAACATCCGAATTGATTTTGACTAATGATGTTTTAAAAAACAGATTAAATTCTGAAATAAAACTCTATAGTACTTTCTATAACTTAAAAATTGGAAAAACAAATTACCAAACAAAAGTTTATGATGCTCAATTATCAGGGCACGATACAGACGGAAGATTTGGTTGGGATTTTTTTAAGGACAAAGTAGTTGAACTTAATTATGATAAGAACATCATCATCGTTCATTCAGAAATACCAAAATATGTATTGAAAGACGATGCATATACAAAACTCGCCATCAAATTTTTTGATAATGTTTTTTCGGTAGAAAGTATTATTTCGCAAAGCGGAATCGAAATTAAAGATAGGTTTCTTTTTGATACAGGCTACCAGAGAACCGCAATGCTTGACAATGATTTGTTGAATGCAGAAAAGTTTCCCATAGAAAAAATGAAAGAGATTAAACGAGTTATTATGAAAGGAGCTCAAGGAAACGAAATTCCTGTTATTACCTCTAACTTAGAAAAGCTTATAATTGGAGATTATGAACTCAAAAATGTTCCAATTCAAAAGTTGACATCGTACAAACCATTAAAAGGTGTAAATATTCATATTTTAGGAAATGAAGTTCTGAAAAGGTTTAACACAATTTTTGATTTCCAAAATAACATTGTTTATTTAAAAAAGAACAAACTTTATAATGTAGAATATATTGATATGAAGAAAAGTGGAATATAA
- a CDS encoding RtcB family protein — MKTQINGFELIELGFPQGEAIGVALKINSKRNGFTRDAMIAKFKSVLETPDNYIEDAIFSKLAIALIEKANEKPEDFIALNLNPDTYSAYGLEHIEDGARKQMEVAMQLPVTVAGALMPDAHQGYGLPIGGVLATKNAVIPYGVGVDIGCRMALSVYDIPEGYYFENEDKFKRELIAHSKFGAGHGFHGQYKADHAVLSNEAFNMSPFVKNLKDKAWSQLGSSGGGNHFVEFGIMEFAQDDAILNIPKGKYVALLTHSGSRGMGATLAGHYTKMAKDVCKLPDVAKNLAYLDMNSQLGQEYWIAMNLAGDYASACHEIIHSKMEKALGAVVLAKVENHHNFAWKEIWNGEEVIVHRKGATPAGKGVMGIIPGSMTAPGFLVRGKGEENAINSASHGAGRQMSRTQAIKKITKSEMQQILTDHGVTLIGAGLDEAPMAYKDINQVMAAQQDLVDVVAKFTPKMVRMADDGSRED, encoded by the coding sequence ATGAAAACACAAATCAACGGATTTGAATTAATAGAATTAGGATTTCCGCAAGGGGAAGCAATTGGAGTTGCTTTAAAAATAAACAGCAAAAGAAACGGATTTACAAGAGACGCAATGATTGCTAAATTTAAAAGCGTTTTAGAAACTCCAGATAATTATATTGAGGATGCTATTTTTAGTAAACTAGCTATTGCTTTAATCGAAAAAGCAAATGAAAAACCAGAAGATTTTATAGCTTTAAATCTAAACCCCGATACCTATTCGGCTTACGGATTAGAACATATAGAGGATGGAGCCAGAAAACAAATGGAAGTTGCAATGCAATTACCTGTTACAGTTGCGGGAGCTTTAATGCCCGATGCGCATCAAGGTTATGGTTTGCCAATTGGAGGTGTTTTAGCAACCAAAAACGCAGTTATTCCCTATGGAGTTGGTGTTGATATTGGTTGCAGAATGGCGTTATCAGTTTATGATATTCCAGAAGGCTATTACTTTGAAAATGAGGATAAATTTAAAAGAGAATTAATCGCGCATTCTAAATTTGGAGCAGGACACGGTTTCCACGGGCAGTATAAAGCAGATCATGCTGTTTTAAGTAATGAAGCTTTTAATATGAGTCCATTTGTGAAAAATCTTAAAGATAAAGCGTGGTCACAATTAGGATCTTCGGGAGGAGGAAACCACTTTGTAGAATTCGGAATTATGGAATTTGCACAAGACGATGCTATTTTGAATATCCCGAAAGGTAAATATGTGGCTCTTTTAACGCATTCAGGATCCAGAGGAATGGGAGCAACACTAGCAGGGCATTATACAAAGATGGCTAAAGACGTTTGTAAACTTCCAGATGTTGCCAAAAACTTAGCGTATTTAGATATGAATTCGCAATTGGGACAAGAATATTGGATTGCAATGAATCTTGCAGGAGATTACGCTTCGGCTTGTCATGAGATTATTCACAGCAAAATGGAAAAAGCTTTGGGAGCAGTTGTTCTAGCTAAAGTTGAAAACCACCATAATTTTGCTTGGAAAGAAATCTGGAATGGCGAAGAAGTAATTGTGCATAGAAAAGGGGCAACACCAGCAGGAAAAGGAGTTATGGGAATAATTCCAGGAAGTATGACAGCACCAGGATTTTTGGTGAGAGGAAAAGGAGAAGAGAATGCAATAAACTCAGCCTCGCATGGTGCAGGAAGACAAATGAGCCGAACACAAGCTATTAAAAAAATCACCAAAAGCGAGATGCAACAAATTCTAACAGATCACGGTGTAACTCTTATTGGTGCAGGTTTAGATGAAGCGCCAATGGCTTATAAAGATATCAACCAAGTAATGGCAGCACAACAAGATTTAGTAGATGTCGTAGCGAAGTTCACACCAAAAATGGTCAGAATGGCTGATGATGGAAGTAGAGAAGATTAA